The Cellulomonas sp. S1-8 genomic sequence ACCGCGTGATCCGCATCACCCTAGCGTGCGGTGGGCGCGTGCGGCCGCGGACGCCGGGACGTCGTGGCGCGGCCGGCTGGCGGGTCGTCACACGTAAGCGCTTCACCTGCGACCTGGTCAGGTGTCCTGCTGCTGGCCGGGGTTGTGGCGGGGTCGGGGGCGGCCGTGGAACCCTGTTCCTCGTGAAGCGCTTCGACGACCGCGTGCCGCCGCACGACGACACCGGGGCGCGACGATGACGGCCTCCGCAGGGCTCGCGTCGCACGCGCGGCTGTCCCGGCTGACCGACGACGTCGGCCTGCTCTACGGCGCGGACTGGAACCCCGAGCAGTGGCACCCCGACGTGTGGCGCGAGGACGTCGCGCTCATGCGCGCCGCCGGCGTCAACCTCGTCACCGTCGGCGTCTTCTCCTGGGCGACGCTCGAACCCCGGCCCGGCCGCTACGAGCTCGACTGGCTCGACCGCGTCGTCGACCTGGCCGCCGACCACGGCATCCTCGTCGACCTCGCGACCCCCACGGCGTCGCCCCCGCCGTGGCTGGGCACGCGGTGGCCCGGGACGCGTGCCGTCACCGCCGACGGCGTGCGCCTGTCCCACGGCTCGCGCAACCACTTCTGCCCCTCGTCCCCGCACTACCGCGAGCGGGCGCTGTCCGTGGCGCGCGTGCTCGCGGCCCGGTACGGCGCCCACCCGGGCGTCCGGATGTGGCACGTCGGCAACGAGTACGGCCAGGTCTGCTTCTGCGAGCACTGCGCCGACGCCTTCCGCGCCTGGCTGCGGGAGCGCCACGGGACCCTCGACGAGCTCAACCGGGCGTGGGGGACGACCTTCTGGAGCCAGCGCTACGACGAGTGGACGCAGGTGCTGCCCCCGCGCGCCGCCCCGTACCTCATCAACCCGACCCAACGGCTGGACCACCGGCGCTTCGCCTCCGACCAGCTCCTCGCCCTCTACCGCGAGCAGCGCGACGTGATCCGCGAGCACGCGCCCGGTGTCCCTGTGACCACCAACCTCATGGGCTTCCACCACCCGACCGACTACTGGCGCTGGGCGCCGCACCTCGACGTCGTCGCGGACGACGTCTACGGCGACCCCGCGGACCCGGCGGACGTCGTGCGGGTCGCGCTGCAGCACGACCTCGCGCGCGGGCTGGCAGGCGGACGACCGTGGCTGGTGATGGAGCAGGCCGCCGGTGCGGTCAGCTGGCGGCCGCACAACGTGCCCAAGACGGCCGCGCAGCTGCGCCTCGACTCGCTGCGGGCGGTGGCACGCGGCGCGGACGGCTCCTGCTTCTTCCAGTGGCGCGCCTCGGTGGTCGGCGCCGAGCGCTTCCACTCGGCGCTCGTCCCGCACGCCGGGCCGGACACGGCGCTGCACCGTGCGGTCGTCGCGCACGGTGCCGAGCTCGCGCGGCTGCGGCCGGTCGTCGGGGCGCGGGTGCCGGCGCGCACCGCGCTGGTCGTCGACTGGGCGAGCTGGTGGGCGGCCGAGGAGCCCGGCGGCCCCTCCGACCGGCTGCGCGTGCTGCCGCAGCTCCTCGCCTACTACCGGCCGCTGTGGGCGGCGGGCATCGGCGTCGACGTCGTGCCGCCCGGTGCGGACCTCGACGCGTACGACCTGGTGGTCGCGCCGCAGCTCTTCCTGGTCGACGACGCGCACGTCCCGGGGCTGCGTCGCGTCGTCGAGCGCGGCGGCGTGCTGCTGCTCGGGCCGTTCTCCGGCGTGACCGACCAGGACGCGCACGTGCGCACCGGGCGGTTCCCGGCCCCGTTCGCCGATCTCGTCGGCGGATCGGGGGAGGAGCACGTGCCCCTGGCCGCCGCGGGGGTGCGCGTGCGCTCCGCCCTGCTGGGCGACGGGCAGGTCCACGACTGGGCCGAGCGCCTGCGGGTCGACGACGGCGAGGCGCTCGCGACCGTCGACGGCGGGGACCTCGACGGCTGCCCGCTGGTGCTGCGCCGCCGGCACACCGGCGGCGGCGAGGGCTGGTACGTCGGCGCGCTGCTCGCGCAGGACGGGGTCGCCGCCGTCGTGCGCGCGTGCCTCGACGCGGCCGGCGTCGCGGGTCCCGTCGGCGTGCGCGCCGACCCCGACGTCGAGGTCGTCCGTCGCGGCGACGTCGTCTTCTGCCTCAACGCGAGCGACCGGCCGCGCGCCGTGGAGCTCGACACCGTCTGCGGCACCCCCGGTGCCCCGTGGCACGACCTGCTCACCGACACGGCCGTCGCCGGCCGCGTGCCGCTGCCCCCGCACGGCGCACTTGCCCTGATCGAGAGGACCCGATGAAGTTCACCGACGGCTACTGGCAGCTCCTGCCCGGCGTGACCGAGCTGCGCCCGCGACAGGTCGACGACGTGGTCGCGGGCGAGGACACCCTCACGGTGTACGCGTCGACCGCGCCCATCGTCAGGCGCGGCGACACGCTCAACCGGCCCCTGGTCACCGTGACGCTGCACTCGCCGATGGACGGCGTCGTGGGCGTGACGATCGAGCACTTCCAGGGTGGCCTGGACCGGGGTCCGCGGTTCGAGCTGCACCGCAGCGTCGGGGACGTGAAGATCACGACGCCGCAGCTCACCGGTGAGCCGGTCGCGACCCTGCGCTCGGGCTCCCTGGAGGCGCGCGTCGCGACGGAGGGTGACTGGTCCGTCGAGTTCGTGGCCGACGGGCGGGTGCTGACGTCGTCCATGGCGCGCAGCGTGGGCGTCCTCACCGACGCGGCGGGGCGGCACTACGTGCGCGAGCAGCTGACGCTGGGCGTGGGGGAGCACGTGTACGGGCTCGGGGAGCGCTTCGGGTCCCTGGTGAAGAACGGCCAGACCGTCGACATCTGGAACGCCGACGGCGGCACGGCCAGCGACCAGGCGTACAAGAACGTGCCGTTCTACCTGTCCGACGCGGGGTACGGCGTGTTCGTCGACCAGCCCGAGCGGGTGTCGTTCGAGATCGGCACCGAGGTCGTGTCGCGCGCGCAGTTCTCCGTCGAGGGGCAGTCCCTGACGTACTTCGTCATCGCCGGCCCGACGCCCAAGGACGTCCTGCGTCGGTACACGGCGCTGACGGGCCGGCCGGCGCGCGTGCCCGACTGGTCGTACGGCCTGTGGCTCTCGACGTCCTTCACGACGAGCTACGACGAGGCGACGGTCACGCACTTCGTCGACGGCATGGCCGAGCGCGACCTGCCGCTGAGCGTCTTCCACTTCGACTGCTTCTGGATGCGGCGGTTCCACTGGAGCGACTTCATCTGGGACCCGGGCACGTTCCCGGACCCCGAGGGCATGCTGCGCCGGCTCAAGGACCGCGGTCTGCGCATCTGCGTGTGGATCAACCCCTACATCGCGCAGCGCTCGGTGCTCTTCGCCGAGGGCATGGACCTCGGCTACCTGGTGAAGAACCCCGACGGCTCGGTGTGGCAGTGGAACCTGTGGCAGGCCGGCATGGGGCTGGTCGACTTCACGAACCCCGACGCGGTGGCCTGGTACCAGGGCAAGCTGCGGGTCCTGCTCGACCAGGGGGTCGACTGCTTCAAGACCGACTTCGGCGAGCGCATCCCCACGGACGTCGTCTGGCACGACGGCTCGGACCCGCAGCGCATGCACAACTACTACACGCACCTGTACAACCGGTGCGTGTTCGACCTGCTGGAGGCCGAGCGCGGGCCCGGCGAGGCGGTGCTGTTCGCGCGCTCGGCCACCGCGGGCGGCCAGCAGTTCCCCGTGCACTGGGGCGGGGACTGCGAGTCGACGTTCGTCTCGATGGCGGAGTCGCTGCGCGGCGGGCTGTCCCTCGCGCTGTCCGGCTTCGGGTTCTGGAGCCACGACATCGGCGGCTTCGAGGGTGCGCCCGACGCGGCGGTCTTCAAGCGGTGGCTGCCCTTCGGCCTGCTGTCGTCGCACAGCCGGCTGCACGGCTCGGACTCCTACCGGGTGCCGTGGGCCTTCGACGACGAGGCGGTCGACGTCACGCGGCGCTTCACGCGGCTGAAGATGTCGCTCATGCCGTACCTGTCGCAGGCGGGGCGCGTCGCGCACGAGGAGGGCCTGCCGGTGATGCGCCCGATGGTGCTCGAGTTCCCGGACGACCGCGGTGCGGCGACCGTCGACACCCAGTACATGCTGGGGGAGTCGCTGCTGGTGGCGCCCGTGTTCTCCGCGGCGGGCGACGTCGACGTGTACGTGCCCGACGGCACGTGGACGTCGCTGCTGAGCGGTGAGCAGGTCACGGGTCCCCGGTGGGTGCGCGAGCGGCACGGGTTCGACTCGGTGCCGCTGTACGTCCGCCCGGGGACGGTGCTGCCGGTGGGGGCGCACCACGACCGGCCGGACCGCGACCACGCCGACGGCGTGACGCTGCTGCTCGTCGAGCTGCCCGACGGTCACCGCTCGACGCTGCGCGTGCCCAGCGGTGCCGGGGAGGCCGTCTTCGACGTGCGTCGGGAGGGCGGGACGGTCCGCGTCCGCGCGACGGGCGCGCCCGGTGCGTGGGCCGTCCAGGTGCACGGTCGCGAGCGTCACGACGTCCCGGCGGGGACCGCGCACGTCGAGGTGCCCGCCTGACCGTGGGGCCCGTCCGGGGCCTCCGCAAGTCGTCCCAGGGGTGCGGGAGCGGTCCCAAGGTGTGTATCGTATCGATTCGATCTGCGCGGCACCGGTGCTGCGCGACCACCTGACCCCCCACGCCCGGAGGCCACCACATGACCAGCACCACCCGGACGTCCGGCCGCAGCTTCCCCGGGGACTTCCTCTGGGGCTCGGCCACCGCCTCTTACCAGATCGAGGGCGCGGCCCACGAGGACGGCCGCGGACCGTCGATCTGGGACACGTTCTCGCACACCCCCGGCAAGGTCCTCAACGGCGACACCGGCGACGTCGCCGTCGACCACTACCACCGCGTCCCGCAGGACGTCGCGATCATGCAGGACCTCGGCCTGCAGGCCTACCGGTTCTCGATCGCGTGGTCCCGGGTCATGCCCACGGGCACCGGCGAGGTCAACCAGGCCGGGCTCGACTTCTACTCCGACCTCGTCGACCGGCTCATCGCCGCGGGCATCAAGCCCGTCGTGACGCTGTACCACTGGGACCTGCCGCAGGCGCTCGAGGACGAGGGCGGCTGGACCAGCCGCGCCACCGCCCTGGCCTTCGCCGAGTACGCGCGCGTCGTCGCCCGCGCCCTGGGCGAGCGCATCCACCTGTGGACGACGCTCAACGAGCCCTGGTGCTCGTCGTTCCTCGGCTACGGCTCCGGCGTCCACGCCCCCGGCGTCGCCGACCCCGCCGCCGCGCTCGCCGCGGTGCACCACCTCAACCTCGCGCACGGCCTGGCCGCCACCGCGATCCGTGACGAGCTCGGTGCCGACACCCCCGTCTCGATCACGCTCAACCTGCACGTGACCCGCGCTGCGTCGCCCGCGCCGGCCGACGTCGAAGCCAAGCGCCGCATCGACACCGTCGCGAACGAGGTCTTCCTCGGCCCGCTCCTCGACGGCGCGTACCCCGAGCGCGTGTTCGCCGACACGGCGGCGATCACCGACTGGTCCTTCGTGCAGGACGGCGACCTCGAGCTCATCCGCGTGCCGATCGACGTGCTCGGCGTCAACTACTACTCCACGGGTCGCGTGCAGCACGGCACCCCGCCCGTCGGCGACGGCAAGCCCGGCCCCGACGGCCACCGGTCGTCCGTCGTCAGCCCCTGGGTCGGGGCCGACCACGCCGAGTGGCTCAAGCAGCCCGGCCCGTACACCGCGATGGGCTGGAACATCGAGCCGCAGGGCCTCGTCGACCTGCTGCTCGAGCTCCACGAGCGCTACCCCGCGCTGCCGCTCGCGATCACCGAGAACGGCGCCGCGTTCTACGACACGGTCGAGGACGGCCGCGTGCACGACGTCGACCGCGTCGCCTACCTGCACGACCACCTCGACGCCGTCGGCGAGGCCATGGACAAGGGCGTCGACGTGCGCGGCTACTTCGTGTGGTCGCTCTTCGACAACTTCGAGTGGGCCTACGGCTACGACCGGCGCTTCGGCGTCGTGCACGTCGACTACGACACGCAGGTGCGCACCCTGAAGGACTCCGCCCGCTGGTACCGAGAGCTGGTCCGTACCGGCGCGATCCCCACGCCGGAGTCCGCCGCGACCCTCTGACACCCGCAAGGCCGCCCGACCACGCCGACCGGAACACCGCTCCCCGTACGACGACCCGTGCGGGGAGCAGGGTTCCGGTCGGCGTGGTGTCGGCGCCGGTGGGTCGGCCGTTGGTGCGGGCGGCGTCGGCCGGGCGAGGATGGTGCCGTGCCCCGCTCCCGCCGCTCCGAGCGCCGACCGTACGGCGCGCCGTACGTGCCGCTCGACGTCGAGCGCGCCACGGGCGGCCGACGCGCCGAGGCGGGGCCCGACGGGGAGTGGGTCGTGCAGCAGGTGCGGGGCTCCGACCGGGAGTACCGGTGCCCCGGCTGCGACCAGACCGTCCCGGCAGGCATCGACCACGTCGTCGCGTGGCGCACCGACACCTGGCGGGGCGACGGCCTCGACGAGCGCCGGCACTGGCACCCCGCCTGCTGGCAGGCCCGCACCCGACGCGGACCGACGCGCCGGTGAGCGCCGCCCCCCGCGACACGCGCCCGACCCGTGCGGTGGGCCCGGACGACGTCCGTCTCGTCGCCAGCGACCTCGACGGCACGCTCCTGCTGCCCGACGGCACCGTCTCGGCGCGCACCGCCGCCGCGCTCGCGGACGCGGAGTCCGCCGGGCTCGACGTCGTGTTCGTCACGGCCCGGCCGCACCGCTGGCTCGCGGACCTCGCGTCCCACGTCGCCGGCCACGGCGTCGCGATCTGCGCCAACGGCGCGTCCGTCGTGGACGTCGCCGGGCTGCGCGTGCTCGAGGAGCACGGCATGGACCGCCGCCGCGTCGCCGCCGTCGCCGCCCGGCTGCGCGCGGCGTGGGGCGACGACGCGGTCCACCTGGCGGCCGAGAGCGCCCAGGGGTTCGCGTCCGAGCACGGCTTCGTCTCCGAGCACGTCGTGCCTCCCGGCAGCCCGAGCGCCGCGCGCCTCGAGGACGTGCTGCCGGCCACGACGCTCAAGCTCCTGCTGCGGGCGCCGGGCCGCGCGCAGGACGCCGACTCGTTCGTCGCCGACGCGCAGGCCGTGATCGGCGACCTCGCGCACGTGACCTCGTCGGCCGCGGGGGCGCTCGGTGAGATCGCGGCGCCCGGGGTGACCAAGGCGGCCACGCTCGCGGCGTGGGCCGCGGCCCGCGGCATCGCGCCCGCGCACGTGTGGGCGGTCGGCGACGCGCCCAACGACCTGCCGATGCTCGGCTGGGCAGGACGTGCCTTCGCGGTCGCCAACGCCCACCCCGCGGTCGCGGCGGCGGCGCACGAGACGCTGCCCTCCAACGCCGACGACGGCGTCGCGGTGCTGCTGGAACGCGCCGCCCTCGTCGCGCGCGCCCGCGCCCGGGCCGCGGAGGGGCCACGCCCTCGGTAGTGTCGACGGCGATGCGCACCGCCGCCGCACGACGGCACCGGCACCACTCCCTGACCGTCCAACCGCACCCGCGAGGACGTCGCGCTGCGCACCCCGGACAGCTCACCCCCGTCGGCGAGGTCCCACGGCCGACACGGCCGACGCGGGTCCCGACCGCACCGAAGGAGGACGCATGACCGCGACCCCGATCGTCCTGCTGCACGCCTTCCCGCTCGACCACCGGATGTGGGACGCCGTCGCCGCCGACCTCGCCGGCACCCGGGAGGTGATCGCCCCCGACCTGCCCGTGCCCGCCGGTGACGAGCTGCCGGCGCCCGCGCTCGAGGAGGCCGCCGACCGCGTCGCGGACCTGATCCGGGCGGCCGGCGGGCGGGCCGTGGTCGCCGGTCTGTCGATGGGTGGCTACGTCGCGCTCGCGCTGCTGGACCGCCACCCCGACCTCGTCGCCGGGCTCGCGCTCGTCGACACCAAGGCGACCGCGGACACCCCCGAGGCTGCCGCCAACCGTCTGCGCATCGCGCGCGACGTCGAGGACGCGGGCAGCGTCGAGCCGGTGCGCGGCATGGTCGACGTCCTGCTGGGGGAGTCGACCCTCGCCGCGCGGCCCGAGGTCCGCGACCGGGTCGCCGCCTGGGTCGAGGAGCAGGACCCGGCGCGCGTCGCCTGGGCGCAGCGGGCGATGTCCGCACGCCCCGACCGCACGGACGCGCTCCGGGCGTTCGACGGGCCCGTCACGGTCGTCGTCGGCGACGAGGACACCGTCACGGGGACCGACGCCGCCGAGCACATGACGACGACGGCGGCGCGGTCGCTGCTCGTCGTGGTCCCGCGCGTGGGACACCTGTCCGCGGTCGAGGACCCCGCGGCCGTCGCGACCGCGCTCGACGAGCTCGCGCAGCGCGCCGACGGCCCCACCGCGTAGGTGGTGGGGCCGACGGCTGGCTAGTCGCCGCCCGCGAGCACCCGTGCGAGCGCGTCGGGCAGGTCGATCGACTCCCCGTCCTTGCCGCCCGCGCCGATGACCAGCGGCGGATCCTGCGGCTCGGGCCGAACGCCGCGGAACCGCGCGACCAGGCTCGGCGGCGCGGTCAGCACGTAGAACTCGCCGGCGGTGTCGACGCCGACGGTCTCGTCACGCCGCAGGTACCAGCCCTCCAGCGGTGTGCGGTAGCGCGCGCGACCGTCGTAGGACCGCACGTGCAGCCGCACGGGCGCGACCGACCCGGCGCGGGCGTCGGCCACGAACTGCGCGATGAGCGCGCGCGCCCGCGTCGACTCCGCCCGCTGCCGGCCGGCCAGCGCCGCGGCGTGCGCGGCGGCCGCCTCGCGGCGCTGCGCCCGCCACTGCGCCGCGGGGTCCGTCGGGTCGACCGGCTGCTCGGTGCTCACGGGACGCCGCTCAGCGCGAGCCCGACGCCGCGTCCTGCGCGGAGCCGTCCGCGCGGACCGCGCCGCCGTCCTGCTGGTCGCGCACCGCCGGGGACGGCACGACCGGGACGGCCGCCGAGACCGGTGCGGGCCGCGCCTTGGACGTGCGCGCCGGCCGGACCGGCCGAGACGGGCGCGCGGGACCGTCGCCCGTGCTCGCCGCGTCGCCCGTCGGCGCGGCGTCGTGCGCGTCGCTCGACCCGGAGCCCTGCGGGGCGGACTGCGGCGACTCGGACTGCGACGGCTCGGACTGCTGCGGCTCGGACTGCGACGGCTCGGACTGCAGCTCGGGCTCCGCCCGCTCGGACGTCGCCGGCTCGGGCACGGCACCGGCGGTGCCGGCGGTGCCGGCGGTGCCGTGCGCCTGCGCCTTCTCCTGCTCCTTGACGAACTGCTCCTCGATCTTCGCGGCCTTCTCGATCGCCGCACGGTCGGGGTTGGACCCCAGCAGGTGCCGCAGCTCGTCGAGGTAGGACGTGATCGACTCCCGCTGGCGGTACAGGTCCTCGACCTGGCGGGTCGCCGTGACGCGCTCGCGCTCGGACTCGGTCATCGCGTCCGTGATCTGCTTCTCGGCGTGCTCGCGCGCCTCGGCGACCACGCGGTCGGCGTTGCGACGTGCGTTCGCGAGCAGGTCGGCGGCCTGCTTCTCGGCGTCGGTGCGCACCTTCTCGGCGTGCGCGAGCGCCTTCGCGACGCGCTCCTCGGCCTCCGACGCGTGCGCCTCGGCGTCCGCGACGAGCCGCTCGGTCTCGCCGCGCGCGGCGTCGTGCCGGTCGGCGTCGTGCCGCTCGGCGGCCTCGTGCTGCGCGGCGATCGCGAGCTCGGCGTCGGCGAGCTGCTGCTCGGCGCGGTGCACCAGGTCGTCGGCGCGCGTGCGGGCCTGCGTCGTCGCCTCGGAGATCGCCCGTCGCGCCTCGATCTGCAGCCGGTCGATCTCCAGGCGGGTGCGCTCGCGGAGCTCGGTGGTCTCGCGGTCGGCGGCGGAGCGGGCGCCGGCCGTGTCGCGGTCCGTGGTCGCCCGCAGCTCGTCCGTCTCGCGCTCCGCGGTCTCGCGCAGGTGCGCCACCTCGTAGCCCGTGCGCTCGCGCTGCTCGGTCGTCTCGCGCTCGGCCAGCGCGCGCAGCGAGGCGGCGTACTGCTCCGACTCCGTGCGCAGCGTCGCGACGGCGTCCTCGGCCTCGGCACGTGCGCGGGCGATCTCGTCGGACGTCGTGGCGCGCAGCTCGCCGGCCTCGCGCTCGGCGGTCGCACGCACGGAGGCGGCGTACTGCTCGGCCTCGGTCCGCAGGGCCGCCACCTCGGCGGTGATGCGCTGCTGCAGCGCGGCGGCGTCGCGGTCGGCGGCCGCGCGGGTCGCGTCGGCGTACTCGGCCGCCCCGGCCCGCAGGGCCGTCGTCTCCTCGGCAGCCGCCTGCCGCCAGGCGGCGACCTCGGCGTTGACGTCGGACCGCATGCGCGCCGCGTACCGCTCGGCGTCGTCGCGCAGCGCCGCGACCTCGGCCTCGACGCGCTGGCGCAGCTCGGTGGTGTCCTGGTCGGCGTTCTGGCGCAGGTCCTGCGCGTAGCGCTCCGTCTCCTCGCGCAGGGCCGTCGTCTCGGCCTCGGTGCGGCTGCGCAGCTCGGTCGCCGTCCGCTCGGTCGCGATGCGCAGCTGCGTCGCCTCGTGCTCGACCCGCGCGCGCAGCGTGCCCAGCTCGCGCTCCAGGGACGTGCGACGGTCGCTCTCCTCGGTCGCGACCGCGCTGCCGATGCGGGCCGCCTCCCGCTCCGCCGATCCCACCAGCTCCTCGGCGCGCCGCTGCGCCGCCGCCAGCGAGCTCTCGGTCTCCGCCGCCGCGGTGGTCCGGACCTCGTCCGCCTCGCGGCGCGCGGTCGCGAGCAGCTCGGCCACCTCGTTCTCCGCGCGGGCCCGCAGCTGCCCGGAGGCGAGCTTGGCGCGGGCGAGCGCGTCGGCGGCCTGGGCGTTCGCCTGCGTCATGACGTCGGACGACTGCTCCTCGGCCGAGCGCAGCAGCTGCTCGATGCGCGACCCCAGCCCGGCGTACGTGGGCCGGTCCGCCTCCCGCAGCTGGCGGTGCGCCTCGGACAGCTCACCCGCGACCTGCAGCTTCTCGGAGTCGAGGGCCTCGACCTGCGAGCGAGCGTCGGCCAGGGCCTTCTCGAGCGAGCCGATGGTCTCGTCGACCGCGTCGCGGTCGTAGCCACGGAAGTTGACGACGGGGAACGGGTTCCGGGCTTCGGGCACGGGTGATCCTCCTGGGAGAGGGGCCCGGCGGGCGGCGGTGGCCGAGGTCCTCCTCGACGGGCCGGTGCCCCGTCGTCAGGATACGCGGCGAGGCGGCCGTGACCAGGGGTGTTCGCCCTGCGGGCGGCGCCCGGAAGGACCGGCGCGTGCCCGCGGCGGGCGGTTCGAGGAGTCCCGCACTGAGCGCGTGCCCGGTTCGTCCCGTAACGTCCGATCCGGTCGTGCGGGCGTGGCCGACGCGTGGAGGTGGCGTGCCGATCACGGCCCGCGACCCGTCCCGGTTCGGCCCGTCGCGGCCCGTCTGCCTATCCTGGGTCGTTCGTCGGCTGAGAGGACTGTGCGTGCGCAAGCGACTCGTCGTCGCCGTCATCGGGCTCCTGGGCGTGGTCGTCATCGCCCTCGGGGTCGCCTCGGCGACCCTCTGGCGTGCCGACGACGTGCTCGTCGCGGACCTGCAGGCGCGGGAGCACCTCGTCGTCACGGATCCCGGGGTGCTGGAGCTTGCGGCGACCGAGGTGACGGTGCGGGTCGAGGCCGACGGCCCGGTGGTGCTGGCGATCGGCCGCGACACCGACGTCGTGGGCTGGGTCGGGACCGACGCGCACCAGCGCGTCACGGGCCTGGCCGGCTGGCACGACCTGGCCGCCGAGGACGTCGCCGCACCGACGCCCACCACGGCACCGCAGGACGAGGTCGCCCCCGAGGGTGAGGTGGTCCCGGAAGGTGAGGTCGCCCCCGAGGGTGAGGTCGCTCCGGAGGGTGAGGTCGCTCCCGACGGTGAGGTGGCCCCCGAGGGTGAGGTCGCCCCGGAGGGCGACGCCGCCGGGCAGGCGGACGTCGAGCCCGCCGCCGTGCCGGACCCGACCGGCTCCGACATGTGGGTCGTCGAGGCGACGGGTGACGGCGAGGCGGAGATCACCTGGACCGCTCAGCCGGGTCGCTGGAGCGTCCTCGCGGCGAGCACCGGGCAGGAGCCGCCGCGCCTGTCGCTCGCCTGGCCCCAGGTCGTCACGACGCCGTGGCTGTGGCCCTGCGTCACGGTGGGCAGCCTGCTCGTGCTCGCGGCCGGCGCCCTCCTCCTGCGGGACGCCCGGCGCCGACGCCGGGGCACGGACACCGACTGGACCCCCGTCCTCACGGGCCCCCTGCCCGTGGTCGGCGCGGACGGCGCACCGGTGCAGCTCACCCGGCGCCAGCTGCGGGAGCTGACGGCGTTGGGCGCCGTGACCGACTCCGGCGTGCGCGCCCCGCGCGACGACTCCTCGACGCCCCCGGACCCGACGCCCCCGGACCCGACGCGCCGGCACCCGGCGCGCGA encodes the following:
- the yicI gene encoding alpha-xylosidase; the protein is MKFTDGYWQLLPGVTELRPRQVDDVVAGEDTLTVYASTAPIVRRGDTLNRPLVTVTLHSPMDGVVGVTIEHFQGGLDRGPRFELHRSVGDVKITTPQLTGEPVATLRSGSLEARVATEGDWSVEFVADGRVLTSSMARSVGVLTDAAGRHYVREQLTLGVGEHVYGLGERFGSLVKNGQTVDIWNADGGTASDQAYKNVPFYLSDAGYGVFVDQPERVSFEIGTEVVSRAQFSVEGQSLTYFVIAGPTPKDVLRRYTALTGRPARVPDWSYGLWLSTSFTTSYDEATVTHFVDGMAERDLPLSVFHFDCFWMRRFHWSDFIWDPGTFPDPEGMLRRLKDRGLRICVWINPYIAQRSVLFAEGMDLGYLVKNPDGSVWQWNLWQAGMGLVDFTNPDAVAWYQGKLRVLLDQGVDCFKTDFGERIPTDVVWHDGSDPQRMHNYYTHLYNRCVFDLLEAERGPGEAVLFARSATAGGQQFPVHWGGDCESTFVSMAESLRGGLSLALSGFGFWSHDIGGFEGAPDAAVFKRWLPFGLLSSHSRLHGSDSYRVPWAFDDEAVDVTRRFTRLKMSLMPYLSQAGRVAHEEGLPVMRPMVLEFPDDRGAATVDTQYMLGESLLVAPVFSAAGDVDVYVPDGTWTSLLSGEQVTGPRWVRERHGFDSVPLYVRPGTVLPVGAHHDRPDRDHADGVTLLLVELPDGHRSTLRVPSGAGEAVFDVRREGGTVRVRATGAPGAWAVQVHGRERHDVPAGTAHVEVPA
- a CDS encoding alpha/beta fold hydrolase, which produces MTATPIVLLHAFPLDHRMWDAVAADLAGTREVIAPDLPVPAGDELPAPALEEAADRVADLIRAAGGRAVVAGLSMGGYVALALLDRHPDLVAGLALVDTKATADTPEAAANRLRIARDVEDAGSVEPVRGMVDVLLGESTLAARPEVRDRVAAWVEEQDPARVAWAQRAMSARPDRTDALRAFDGPVTVVVGDEDTVTGTDAAEHMTTTAARSLLVVVPRVGHLSAVEDPAAVATALDELAQRADGPTA
- a CDS encoding GH1 family beta-glucosidase is translated as MTSTTRTSGRSFPGDFLWGSATASYQIEGAAHEDGRGPSIWDTFSHTPGKVLNGDTGDVAVDHYHRVPQDVAIMQDLGLQAYRFSIAWSRVMPTGTGEVNQAGLDFYSDLVDRLIAAGIKPVVTLYHWDLPQALEDEGGWTSRATALAFAEYARVVARALGERIHLWTTLNEPWCSSFLGYGSGVHAPGVADPAAALAAVHHLNLAHGLAATAIRDELGADTPVSITLNLHVTRAASPAPADVEAKRRIDTVANEVFLGPLLDGAYPERVFADTAAITDWSFVQDGDLELIRVPIDVLGVNYYSTGRVQHGTPPVGDGKPGPDGHRSSVVSPWVGADHAEWLKQPGPYTAMGWNIEPQGLVDLLLELHERYPALPLAITENGAAFYDTVEDGRVHDVDRVAYLHDHLDAVGEAMDKGVDVRGYFVWSLFDNFEWAYGYDRRFGVVHVDYDTQVRTLKDSARWYRELVRTGAIPTPESAATL
- a CDS encoding beta-galactosidase, with translation MTASAGLASHARLSRLTDDVGLLYGADWNPEQWHPDVWREDVALMRAAGVNLVTVGVFSWATLEPRPGRYELDWLDRVVDLAADHGILVDLATPTASPPPWLGTRWPGTRAVTADGVRLSHGSRNHFCPSSPHYRERALSVARVLAARYGAHPGVRMWHVGNEYGQVCFCEHCADAFRAWLRERHGTLDELNRAWGTTFWSQRYDEWTQVLPPRAAPYLINPTQRLDHRRFASDQLLALYREQRDVIREHAPGVPVTTNLMGFHHPTDYWRWAPHLDVVADDVYGDPADPADVVRVALQHDLARGLAGGRPWLVMEQAAGAVSWRPHNVPKTAAQLRLDSLRAVARGADGSCFFQWRASVVGAERFHSALVPHAGPDTALHRAVVAHGAELARLRPVVGARVPARTALVVDWASWWAAEEPGGPSDRLRVLPQLLAYYRPLWAAGIGVDVVPPGADLDAYDLVVAPQLFLVDDAHVPGLRRVVERGGVLLLGPFSGVTDQDAHVRTGRFPAPFADLVGGSGEEHVPLAAAGVRVRSALLGDGQVHDWAERLRVDDGEALATVDGGDLDGCPLVLRRRHTGGGEGWYVGALLAQDGVAAVVRACLDAAGVAGPVGVRADPDVEVVRRGDVVFCLNASDRPRAVELDTVCGTPGAPWHDLLTDTAVAGRVPLPPHGALALIERTR
- a CDS encoding HAD family hydrolase, whose protein sequence is MSAAPRDTRPTRAVGPDDVRLVASDLDGTLLLPDGTVSARTAAALADAESAGLDVVFVTARPHRWLADLASHVAGHGVAICANGASVVDVAGLRVLEEHGMDRRRVAAVAARLRAAWGDDAVHLAAESAQGFASEHGFVSEHVVPPGSPSAARLEDVLPATTLKLLLRAPGRAQDADSFVADAQAVIGDLAHVTSSAAGALGEIAAPGVTKAATLAAWAAARGIAPAHVWAVGDAPNDLPMLGWAGRAFAVANAHPAVAAAAHETLPSNADDGVAVLLERAALVARARARAAEGPRPR